In a single window of the Arachis hypogaea cultivar Tifrunner chromosome 6, arahy.Tifrunner.gnm2.J5K5, whole genome shotgun sequence genome:
- the LOC140173671 gene encoding F-box protein At1g67340-like, translating to MVTSNLIEDLFNMQATCKVFLGAARSDAIYKHATMSYKSLAHFLLNLDGPERRFLDRCVEVGNVDAIVRHGFTEYLRFGRRDKGMELLARASTEGSIEAGYLSSMLLMFDHED from the coding sequence ATGGTTACATCGAATTTGATTGAGGATCTGTTCAACATGCAGGCGACGTGTAAGGTTTTCCTCGGTGCAGCGAGATCAGACGCTATATACAAGCATGCGACGATGTCTTATAAATCATTAGCGCACTTTTTACTTAACCTCGACGGGCCTGAAAGGAGATTCCTTGATCGCTGCGTGGAAGTGGGAAATGTGGATGCTATAGTCCGACATGGATTCACGGAATATCTCCGGTTTGGTCGCCGTGACAAAGGCATGGAATTGCTTGCTAGGGCCTCAACGGAGGGCAGCATCGAAGCAGGTTACCTGTCTTCCATGTTGTTAATGTTTGATCACGAAGACTAG
- the LOC112805578 gene encoding uncharacterized protein — protein MEEGKEKGCPPWLSANSLLPREIWERIAARVASASIKDLFNMQVTCKVFLDAARSSTVYKVASMAELPIVFGYDLEDCPEDGFLYTSARRGNPAAIFRVGIKATDAGDVQAHYMCAMLLLTQGVGDEAHAGRGVEMYENVLAARKIESCREFFRQLFANPLIGVQPSDPGKPVVCRSSVCPTRGTMGAANDSSSVSCVHCLAKFEVLHFLSLFTFR, from the coding sequence ATGgaagaaggaaaggaaaagggGTGCCCCCCGTGGTTGTCCGCTAATTCTCTTCTACCTCGTGAAATATGGGAGAGAATTGCAGCAAGGGTTGCGTCGGCCTCGATCAAGGATCTGTTTAACATGCAGGTGACTTGCAAGGTGTTTTTGGATGCAGCCCGCTCATCAACAGTGTACAAGGTGGCCTCCATGGCGGAACTACCTATCGTGTTTGGTTATGACTTAGAGGACTGTCCTGAGGATGGGTTCCTTTATACAAGCGCGCGTAGAGGAAATCCGGCCGCTATATTCCGTGTAGGGATTAAGGCCACCGATGCGGGCGACGTCCAAGCCCACTACATGTGTGCGATGCTGCTACTGACGCAAGGTGTTGGGGACGAGGCGCACGCTGGCAGGGGGGTTGAAATGTATGAGAACGTACTGGCTGCTAGAAAAATCGAATCGTGCAGAGAATTCTTTAGGCAGTTGTTCGCAAATCCGCTGATTGGGGTGCAACCGTCGGATCCAGGGAAGCCCGTCGTCTGTCGGTCAAGCGTCTGCCCGACCCGCGGGACCATGGGTGCCGCCAACGATTCGTCGAGTGTGTCGTGCGTCCACTGCCTTGCCAAGTTTGAGGTGTTGCATTTCCTTAGTCTGTTTACTTTCAGATAA